The Micromonospora sp. M71_S20 genome has a window encoding:
- a CDS encoding TetR/AcrR family transcriptional regulator produces MPTQKVAPDSSRRSETARRAILAAAFDLVGEVGYAKLSIEGIAAAAGVGKQTIYRWWPSKGALLFDAFLALTTDGGQDGRGGALPDTGDLAADLKLVLRAIVDELNDPRYDLPMRALHTEIVHDPALAADYAQRLDGPMRELKKERLRAARRAGQLAGDVDLDVAVDLIFGPVLNRWLQRTGPLTHEYADQVVDTALRGLRRHEP; encoded by the coding sequence GTGCCCACGCAGAAGGTCGCCCCCGACTCCAGCCGTCGCAGCGAGACGGCACGCCGCGCCATCCTCGCCGCCGCCTTCGACCTCGTCGGCGAGGTGGGCTACGCGAAGCTCAGCATCGAGGGCATCGCCGCCGCCGCCGGCGTCGGCAAGCAGACGATCTACCGCTGGTGGCCCTCCAAGGGCGCCCTGCTGTTCGACGCCTTCCTCGCACTCACGACCGACGGCGGGCAGGACGGTCGGGGCGGAGCCCTGCCCGACACGGGCGACCTGGCCGCCGACCTGAAGCTGGTCCTGCGGGCCATCGTCGACGAGCTGAACGACCCGCGCTACGACCTGCCCATGCGCGCCCTGCACACCGAGATCGTCCACGACCCCGCCCTGGCCGCCGACTACGCGCAGCGGCTGGACGGGCCCATGCGGGAACTGAAGAAGGAGCGCCTGCGCGCCGCCCGGCGCGCGGGGCAGCTCGCCGGGGACGTCGATCTCGACGTGGCCGTCGACCTGATCTTCGGACCGGTGCTCAACCGGTGGCTCCAGCGCACCGGCCCGCTGACCCACGAGTACGCCGACCAGGTGGTGGACACGGCGCTGCGCGGCCTGCGGCGGCACGAACCGTAG
- a CDS encoding SDR family oxidoreductase has protein sequence MQASATAVPRVWFITGASRGLGRAFAEAALAAGDRVVGAARDVSPLDDLAARHPDRLLALRLDVTDRAAVFDVVAHAVRHFGRLDVVVNNAGALFMGMVEEFTEAEARAQLDLNFFGALWVSQAVLPQLRAQGGGHVVQISSIGALGGFPSTGLYSASKFALEGMSEALAAEAAGFGVKVTIVQPGGYWTDLYTSSTAATPKPAYDPLREELARQWAEGSIDSEPRLAAEALMKLVASDDPPLRLLLGSMVYDLAFDISKRRMDVWAGWEEVSRAAEKAVPAPGTEPS, from the coding sequence ATGCAAGCCTCAGCCACCGCCGTACCGCGGGTCTGGTTCATCACCGGGGCCAGCCGTGGCCTCGGTCGCGCCTTCGCCGAGGCCGCGCTCGCCGCCGGCGACCGGGTCGTCGGCGCGGCCCGGGACGTCTCGCCGCTCGACGACCTCGCCGCCCGGCATCCCGACCGCCTGCTGGCGCTGCGCCTCGACGTCACGGACCGCGCGGCGGTCTTCGACGTCGTCGCCCACGCGGTACGGCACTTCGGCCGGCTCGACGTCGTCGTGAACAACGCCGGGGCGCTCTTCATGGGCATGGTCGAGGAGTTCACCGAGGCCGAGGCCCGCGCCCAACTGGACCTCAACTTCTTCGGCGCGCTCTGGGTCAGCCAGGCCGTCCTGCCGCAGTTGCGCGCCCAGGGCGGCGGGCACGTCGTGCAGATCTCCAGCATCGGCGCCCTCGGCGGCTTTCCCAGCACGGGGCTCTACAGCGCGAGCAAGTTCGCGCTGGAGGGCATGAGCGAGGCGCTGGCCGCCGAGGCCGCAGGATTCGGCGTCAAGGTCACCATCGTCCAGCCGGGCGGCTACTGGACGGACCTCTACACCAGCAGCACGGCGGCCACCCCCAAGCCCGCCTACGACCCGCTGCGGGAGGAGTTGGCGCGGCAGTGGGCGGAGGGGTCGATCGACAGCGAACCCCGGCTGGCCGCCGAGGCGCTGATGAAGCTCGTCGCCAGCGACGACCCGCCGCTGCGGCTGCTGCTGGGCAGCATGGTCTACGACCTCGCCTTCGACATCTCGAAGCGACGCATGGACGTCTGGGCCGGCTGGGAAGAGGTGAGCCGCGCCGCCGAGAAGGCGGTCCCGGCCCCAGGCACCGAGCCGAGCTGA
- a CDS encoding TetR/AcrR family transcriptional regulator, which translates to MAEQAETLRRMPLSRDRILRAAVALADEAGIESLSMRNLAQDLGVVPMALYKHVANKDELLDGMIDVVVGEIDPPVPEADWKHAVRSRILSARQVLRRHPWAPLAIESRNMATPAVLAYLDSMVGTFRAGGFSADLTHHVMHAMGSRILGFSQELFDASRRAGRSGTASSEPPQAFPPEVAARFPHLAEISTAASHDDASVVGQGCDDQFEFEFALDLLLDGIERLRQQDWTSSHRPR; encoded by the coding sequence ATGGCTGAGCAGGCTGAGACGCTGCGCCGGATGCCGCTGAGCAGGGACCGGATCCTGCGCGCCGCCGTCGCGCTCGCCGACGAGGCCGGGATCGAGTCCCTCAGCATGCGCAACCTCGCCCAGGATCTGGGCGTCGTGCCGATGGCCCTCTACAAGCACGTGGCCAACAAGGACGAACTGCTCGACGGCATGATCGACGTCGTCGTCGGCGAGATCGACCCGCCGGTGCCCGAGGCCGACTGGAAGCACGCGGTACGCAGCCGCATCCTCTCGGCGCGGCAGGTGCTGCGGCGCCACCCCTGGGCGCCGCTCGCGATCGAGTCGCGGAACATGGCGACGCCGGCCGTCCTCGCGTACCTCGACTCGATGGTCGGGACGTTCCGGGCCGGCGGGTTCTCCGCCGACCTCACCCACCACGTGATGCACGCGATGGGCAGCCGGATCCTGGGCTTCAGTCAGGAGCTGTTCGACGCCTCTCGGCGCGCCGGCCGCTCCGGCACGGCCAGCTCAGAACCGCCGCAGGCCTTCCCACCAGAGGTCGCGGCCCGGTTCCCGCACCTCGCGGAGATCTCCACGGCCGCGTCCCACGACGACGCGTCGGTCGTGGGACAGGGCTGCGACGACCAGTTCGAGTTCGAGTTCGCGCTGGACCTGCTGCTGGACGGCATCGAACGGCTGCGACAGCAGGACTGGACGTCGTCGCACCGACCCCGCTGA
- a CDS encoding phosphatase PAP2 family protein, which produces MVDVDTPDVPKISVEWYQDIVDFAADTPQPVQWFAEHFTEGAILLLGALWLIAAVSRLGGGPRDRAYALVSPAPVVLAYGCSELLKTVVDQERPCRALATELAIIAGECPPTGDWSFPSNHSTIAGGLAVATLLLSRRVGLVALPLAALAAFSRTFVGVHYPHDVIAGVLLGALFAALLTPLFARPAAGLLHRRARQAERPVRDPATPTSRR; this is translated from the coding sequence ATGGTTGATGTGGACACGCCGGATGTTCCGAAGATCAGTGTCGAGTGGTACCAGGACATCGTCGACTTCGCCGCCGACACCCCGCAGCCGGTGCAGTGGTTCGCCGAGCACTTCACCGAGGGCGCGATCCTGCTGCTCGGCGCGCTGTGGCTGATCGCGGCCGTGTCCCGGCTCGGGGGCGGGCCGCGCGACCGCGCGTACGCCCTGGTGTCGCCGGCGCCGGTGGTGCTCGCGTACGGGTGCAGCGAGTTGTTGAAGACGGTGGTGGACCAGGAACGCCCCTGCCGGGCGCTCGCCACCGAGCTCGCCATCATCGCCGGCGAGTGCCCGCCGACGGGCGACTGGTCGTTCCCCAGCAACCACTCCACGATCGCGGGCGGCCTGGCGGTGGCGACGCTGCTGCTGTCCCGCCGGGTCGGCCTGGTGGCGCTGCCGCTGGCGGCGCTGGCCGCGTTCTCCCGCACCTTCGTCGGCGTGCACTACCCGCACGACGTTATCGCCGGCGTTCTGCTCGGCGCCCTGTTCGCCGCGCTGCTCACCCCGCTGTTCGCCCGCCCCGCCGCCGGGCTGCTGCACCGCCGCGCCCGCCAGGCCGAGCGCCCCGTCCGCGACCCGGCCACCCCGACGTCCCG
- a CDS encoding GNAT family N-acetyltransferase: MSDLQRLAAHHAAALLRFERENREWFARSVPDRGDAYFADFAARHAGLLAEQETGTCHFHVLVEPDGTVLGRFNLVDAADGEAELGYRVAERAAGRGVATDGVRRVAALARRVYGLRRLTAGTTLDNAGSLAVLRRTGFTPVGEVSLDGRPGLRFARELTADD, encoded by the coding sequence GTGTCCGATCTCCAGCGGCTCGCCGCCCACCACGCCGCCGCGCTGCTGCGCTTCGAGCGGGAGAACCGGGAGTGGTTCGCGCGGTCGGTGCCGGACCGGGGCGACGCGTACTTCGCCGACTTCGCCGCGCGGCACGCGGGGCTGCTCGCCGAGCAGGAGACCGGCACCTGCCACTTCCACGTCCTGGTCGAGCCGGACGGGACGGTGCTGGGCCGGTTCAACCTGGTCGACGCCGCCGACGGCGAGGCCGAGCTGGGCTACCGGGTGGCCGAGCGGGCCGCCGGGCGCGGGGTGGCGACCGACGGCGTCCGCCGCGTCGCCGCGTTGGCCCGCCGGGTGTACGGGCTGCGCCGGCTGACCGCCGGGACCACCCTGGACAACGCGGGCTCGCTCGCGGTGCTCCGGCGCACCGGGTTCACGCCGGTGGGCGAGGTGTCACTCGACGGGCGCCCCGGGCTGCGGTTCGCCCGAGAGCTGACGGCCGACGACTGA
- a CDS encoding glycoside hydrolase family 65 protein produces the protein MDRLAETESIFALGNGWVGWRGTLDEGTPYGMPGTYLNGFHERRELDYPEDGYAFPQFSDTVISAPNAALIRLWVGGEPLDVRTGTLRTHERVLDLRAGVVERHTEWISPAGHGVRVRSVRLVSLPRRPVAAVRWSVEPLNGTVEVRVCADLLANERVPERADDPRAASVITDPLTAEYRHSDGHDGVLVHRTGQSGQRVAVAVAHEVQAPDGFAPGVDCTADRLRLTLTGTLRAGERLQLTKFAAYECTPVDAMPPEELARLVVAEADAARAEGFDTLLAGQRAALDVAWQTADVQLDGDAELQQAIRFSVFHLLQAGRADGDRTIPAKGLTGNGYDGHVLWDTEGYVLPVLTYLDPPLARSALRWRHAHLPEARERAAELRLPGATFPWRTLGGRECSGYWPAGTAGLHLNADIADAVLRYVAATGDEEFLAGPGLELLVETARLWHGFGHWSDTGTFHLHGVTGPDEYSALVDDNVFTNLMARRNLRGAADAAERHPGAAGRLGVDPAEVSAWRAAADAVFVPYDRKRGVHQQSAGFTEQPEWDFADTSDDDYPLLLHFPYLELYRRQVVKQADLVLAMQRCPGEFTADEKARNFAYYEARTVRDSSLSASPQAVLAAEVGHLDLAYDLFAESVLQDLADLGDKTGDGLHLASLGGAWLALVQGFGGLRDDRGVLSFDPRLPAAIDRLAFSLRWHGHRLRVTLTSDEARYELPDAAPGTGIEVWHHGEPLRVTGAGPVTRPMPEVPDPGPEPPSPPGRRPARRSAGDR, from the coding sequence ATGGACCGCCTCGCCGAGACCGAGTCGATCTTCGCGTTGGGCAACGGCTGGGTCGGCTGGCGCGGCACCCTGGACGAGGGCACGCCCTACGGCATGCCCGGCACCTACCTCAACGGCTTCCACGAGCGGCGGGAGCTCGACTATCCCGAGGACGGGTACGCCTTCCCGCAGTTCAGCGACACGGTGATCAGCGCGCCGAACGCGGCCCTGATCCGCCTCTGGGTCGGCGGCGAGCCGCTGGACGTGCGCACCGGCACGCTGCGCACCCACGAGCGGGTGCTCGACCTGCGGGCCGGGGTGGTCGAGCGGCACACCGAGTGGATCTCGCCGGCCGGGCACGGCGTACGCGTCCGCAGCGTCCGGCTGGTCTCCCTGCCCCGGCGTCCGGTGGCCGCCGTGCGGTGGTCCGTCGAGCCGTTGAACGGCACGGTCGAGGTTCGGGTCTGCGCCGACCTGCTCGCCAACGAGCGGGTGCCCGAGCGCGCCGACGACCCCCGCGCCGCCTCCGTCATCACCGACCCGCTGACCGCCGAGTACCGGCACTCCGACGGGCACGACGGCGTCCTCGTCCACCGCACCGGGCAGAGCGGGCAGCGGGTCGCCGTCGCCGTCGCGCACGAGGTGCAGGCGCCGGACGGCTTCGCCCCCGGCGTCGACTGCACCGCGGACCGGCTACGCCTCACGCTGACCGGGACGCTGCGCGCCGGCGAGCGGCTCCAGCTGACCAAGTTCGCCGCGTACGAGTGCACCCCGGTGGACGCCATGCCCCCGGAGGAACTGGCCCGCCTGGTCGTCGCGGAGGCCGACGCGGCCCGCGCGGAGGGCTTCGACACCCTGCTGGCCGGCCAGCGCGCGGCGCTGGACGTCGCCTGGCAGACCGCCGACGTGCAGCTCGACGGCGACGCCGAACTCCAGCAGGCCATCCGGTTCTCGGTGTTCCACCTGCTCCAGGCGGGCCGGGCGGACGGCGACCGGACCATTCCCGCCAAGGGCCTGACCGGCAACGGCTACGACGGGCACGTGCTCTGGGACACGGAGGGCTACGTCCTGCCCGTGCTGACCTACCTCGACCCGCCGCTGGCCCGCTCGGCGCTGCGCTGGCGGCACGCCCACCTGCCGGAGGCCCGCGAGCGCGCGGCGGAGCTGCGGCTGCCCGGGGCGACCTTCCCGTGGCGGACCCTCGGCGGGCGGGAGTGCTCCGGCTACTGGCCGGCCGGCACGGCCGGGCTGCACCTCAACGCCGACATCGCCGACGCGGTGCTGCGCTACGTCGCCGCCACGGGCGACGAGGAGTTCCTCGCCGGGCCGGGGCTGGAACTGCTGGTCGAGACGGCCCGGCTCTGGCACGGCTTCGGCCACTGGTCCGACACCGGCACCTTCCACCTGCACGGCGTGACCGGCCCCGACGAGTACAGCGCCCTGGTCGACGACAACGTCTTCACCAACCTGATGGCCCGGCGCAACCTGCGCGGGGCCGCCGACGCCGCCGAGCGGCACCCCGGGGCGGCGGGCCGGCTCGGGGTCGACCCGGCCGAGGTGTCGGCCTGGCGCGCCGCGGCGGACGCCGTCTTCGTCCCGTACGACCGCAAGCGCGGGGTGCACCAGCAGTCGGCCGGCTTCACCGAGCAGCCGGAGTGGGACTTCGCCGACACCTCCGACGACGACTACCCGCTGCTGCTGCACTTCCCCTACCTGGAGCTGTACCGCAGGCAGGTGGTCAAGCAGGCCGACCTGGTGCTCGCCATGCAGCGCTGCCCGGGGGAGTTCACGGCCGACGAGAAGGCCCGCAACTTCGCCTACTACGAGGCGCGGACCGTCCGGGACTCGTCGCTGTCGGCCTCCCCGCAGGCGGTGCTCGCCGCCGAGGTCGGCCACCTCGACCTGGCGTACGACCTGTTCGCCGAGTCGGTGCTCCAGGACCTGGCGGACCTCGGCGACAAGACCGGCGACGGGCTGCACCTGGCGTCGCTGGGCGGGGCGTGGCTGGCCCTGGTGCAGGGCTTCGGCGGGCTGCGCGACGACCGGGGGGTGCTCTCCTTCGACCCCCGGCTGCCGGCGGCGATCGACCGGCTCGCCTTCAGCCTGCGCTGGCACGGCCACCGGCTGCGGGTCACCCTGACCTCCGACGAGGCCCGCTACGAGCTGCCGGACGCCGCCCCGGGGACCGGCATCGAGGTGTGGCACCACGGCGAGCCGCTCCGGGTCACCGGGGCCGGGCCGGTCACCCGGCCGATGCCCGAGGTGCCCGACCCGGGGCCGGAGCCGCCCTCCCCGCCCGGCCGCCGCCCCGCCCGCCGCTCCGCCGGCGACCGCTGA
- a CDS encoding SulP family inorganic anion transporter: protein MSSVLSAASRPRLPRPSWLSPKVFRTEVLAGLVVALALIPEAISFSILAGVDPRVGLFASFTMAVTIAICGGRPAMISAATGAVALVVAPLAKEHGLDHLVAAVILGGAIQILLAVLGVAKLMRFIPRSVMVGFVNALAILIFVAQVPHLLGVPWLVYPLVAVALAIMVGLPRLTRAVPAPLVAIVVLTVVTVTTHAAVPTVGDEGALPDSLPTLGLPQIPWTMDTLTLIAPYALGIALVGLMESLMTAKLVDDITDTPSSKTRESWGQGVANIVTGFFGGMGGCAMIGQTMINVKASGARTRLSTFLAGVFLLILVVALGDVVAVIPMAALVAVMVIVAVSTFDWHSVAPATLRRMPYGETIVMVTTVVTTLATHNLAVGVVVGVLTAMVVFARRVAHLVEVTSVLDPEGTTRIYSVHGELFFASSNDLVGRFDYANDPDSVVIDMTHAHVWDASSVAALDAVTTKYAARGKTVEIVELNRPSAHIHGTLAGRLGVGH from the coding sequence ATGTCGTCTGTGCTGTCCGCGGCCTCCCGTCCGCGCCTGCCCCGCCCGTCCTGGCTCTCGCCGAAGGTGTTCCGCACCGAGGTCCTCGCCGGCCTGGTCGTCGCCCTGGCGCTGATCCCGGAGGCGATCTCCTTCTCGATCCTGGCCGGGGTCGATCCCAGGGTGGGCCTCTTCGCCTCGTTCACGATGGCGGTGACGATCGCGATCTGCGGCGGGCGGCCGGCGATGATCTCCGCCGCCACCGGCGCGGTCGCCCTGGTCGTGGCGCCCCTCGCGAAGGAACACGGCCTCGATCACCTCGTCGCGGCCGTGATCCTCGGCGGCGCGATCCAGATCCTGCTGGCGGTGCTCGGGGTGGCGAAGCTGATGCGGTTCATCCCGCGCAGCGTGATGGTCGGCTTCGTCAACGCCCTGGCCATCCTGATCTTCGTCGCCCAGGTGCCGCACCTGCTCGGAGTGCCGTGGCTGGTCTACCCGCTCGTGGCGGTCGCGCTGGCGATCATGGTGGGGCTGCCCCGGCTCACCCGAGCCGTCCCGGCGCCGCTGGTCGCCATCGTGGTGCTGACCGTGGTCACCGTGACCACCCACGCGGCGGTGCCGACCGTGGGCGACGAGGGGGCGTTGCCGGACAGCCTGCCCACGCTCGGCCTGCCGCAGATCCCCTGGACCATGGACACCCTGACCCTGATCGCCCCGTACGCACTGGGCATCGCGCTGGTCGGGCTGATGGAGTCGCTGATGACCGCGAAGCTGGTCGACGACATCACCGACACCCCCTCGAGCAAGACCCGGGAGTCGTGGGGGCAGGGCGTGGCGAACATCGTCACCGGGTTCTTCGGCGGCATGGGCGGCTGCGCGATGATCGGCCAGACGATGATCAACGTGAAGGCGTCCGGCGCCCGTACGCGGCTGTCGACCTTCCTGGCCGGCGTCTTCCTGCTGATCCTGGTGGTCGCGCTCGGCGACGTGGTCGCGGTGATCCCGATGGCCGCCCTGGTCGCCGTCATGGTCATCGTCGCGGTGTCGACGTTCGACTGGCACTCGGTCGCCCCGGCCACGCTCCGGCGGATGCCGTACGGCGAGACGATCGTCATGGTGACCACCGTCGTCACCACCCTGGCCACCCACAACCTCGCCGTCGGCGTCGTCGTCGGCGTGCTCACCGCGATGGTCGTCTTCGCCCGCCGGGTCGCCCACCTGGTGGAGGTGACCAGCGTCCTCGACCCCGAGGGGACGACCCGGATCTACTCGGTGCACGGCGAGCTCTTCTTCGCCTCCAGCAACGACCTGGTCGGGCGGTTCGACTACGCGAACGACCCCGACAGCGTGGTCATCGACATGACGCACGCGCACGTGTGGGACGCCTCCTCCGTCGCCGCCCTCGACGCCGTCACCACCAAGTACGCCGCCCGCGGCAAGACCGTGGAGATCGTCGAGCTGAACCGCCCCAGCGCCCACATCCACGGCACCCTCGCCGGCCGGCTCGGCGTCGGCCACTGA
- a CDS encoding MerR family transcriptional regulator yields the protein MAGDRTAEPEPVPGPGAAPVRAPGAGAGRRMQIGEVAERIGLSIRTIRHYEDVGLIVPSARSDGGFRLYTTPDLDRLAVVKRMKPLGFALDEMRDLLAVLDALDTAGGAERAALLDRLGMFHTAATARVGALRDQLAMAEDFAGTLRDRLDQHGDPST from the coding sequence ATGGCCGGCGACCGTACGGCCGAACCGGAGCCCGTCCCCGGCCCGGGCGCGGCGCCGGTGCGCGCCCCCGGCGCCGGCGCCGGGCGGCGGATGCAGATCGGCGAGGTTGCCGAGCGGATCGGGTTGAGCATCCGCACCATCCGGCACTACGAGGACGTCGGCCTGATCGTCCCGTCGGCCCGCAGCGACGGCGGCTTCCGCCTCTACACCACACCCGACCTCGACCGGCTCGCCGTGGTCAAGCGGATGAAGCCCCTCGGCTTCGCCCTCGACGAGATGCGCGACCTGCTCGCCGTCCTCGACGCCCTCGACACGGCCGGGGGCGCCGAGCGGGCCGCCCTGCTCGACCGGCTCGGCATGTTCCACACCGCCGCCACCGCACGCGTCGGCGCGCTGCGCGACCAGCTCGCCATGGCCGAGGACTTCGCCGGCACGCTCCGCGACAGGCTCGACCAGCACGGCGATCCGTCCACCTGA